ATTCCCGTTGAAGTACCAAAAATCAGCATCATTTAAATCGGCAAACCCACGATAAATCGCTTCGCCATAATTAACTTCATCCGGGCATAATTGACCGTCGTAAGTAATGGCAAACCGAGCCGGTGAGTTTAGGTTTTCAATTATTTTAGCTCCGGCCTCAGCACCGGCTTTGTCGATAATTGATTGTTCAATTTCAGAATTGAACTTGAAATTCTCCTGCTCTTGAACTTCTGTTGTAGTGTCTTTTGAACAAGACGCTGTGATACCCAATGCCAAACAGCACAATAGCATCAAAACTTTGTTTTGTGTTCTCATAATATAAAATGTATTGGTTAGTAATACCGTAATATAGTGATTATCAATTACTTATTATGTATTCATAATGCAAATATTCATACACTTTTTCCTACTTAATACAACTATTAATGTATTTAAACAGAAAAAATATTCACTTTAGCGTCGTTGGTCTTCTTGATGAGGATTTTGCAACCAACAGATTATCAATTCTATACAGGTTGAACTAGAAATATTTTTTTTTTTAAAAGCACTATTCAGTTTTTAATTATATTATTTTTTGAAGGGCTATGTACCAGATAAATTTCTCAAAAGTCTTTGAATCTTTTAGAGAACAGGCGGCGCTTCAAAAGGTAAAAAATTCACACATACCGCCAGGCCATTTCATAATGTGAACAAATGGTAATCTTTGGTTAATTATACGTTAAGAAGAAGTAAATGCTGCGCTTTATAATCATGGTATTATATAATTTTAAGATTATAAGTACGTAAATCAGGAATATTATGACAAAGCCGAAAAAATTTCCCGAGCAGCATCAGAACCCTCCGGGAAAAGAGTCTAAAATGAATCCGGAGCCCGAGATTATCCGAAAAAATTACAAAGGAAGTGATAAACTAAAGGGCAAAGTTGCCCTTATTACCGGTGGTGATAGTGGAATAGGAAGAAGTGTAGCTGTGCATTTTGCAAGAGAAGGTGCAGATATTGCGATTGTGTATCTTTCGGAAGATGCCGATGCTAAAAAGACTAAACAACTAGTAGAAAAGGAGAAGAGAAAATGCTTACTTCTTTCCGGGGATGTTTCCGAAGAAAACTTCTGTAAGCAAACTGTTCAAAAATGTGTAAAAGAATTGGGCAGGCTGGATATATTGGTAAACAATGCAGCAGTTCAGTTTCCGAAAAATTCGATTGACGAAATCGACAAGTCACAATTGCAAAAGACATTTGAAACCAATATCTATCCCTTTTTCTATATGGTGAAAGCGGCTCTAAAACATCTTAAAAAAGGCAGTTGTATTATAAATACATCTTCAGTTACGGCTTATAGGGGAAGTGAGCATTTGTTGGATTATTCCAGTACCAAAGGTGCGATTGTGAGTTTTACACGTTCCTTATCACAAATGCTTGCCGAAAAGAAAATTAGAGTAAACGGCGTTGCCCCCGGCCCCATCTGGACACCTCTTATTCCTTCAACATTTAATAAGATAAGTGATTTTGGGCAGGATACTCCCTTGGGGCGCGCAGGGCAGCCGAGTGAGGTTGCACCGGCCTATGTATTTCTCGCATCGGAGGACAGCAGTTATATTACCGGACAATTTATACATGTGAATGGTGGTGAGATGATCAATGGATAATCATGTATGTTGAAAGAATTTTTTTTACATATAACTAAAAATAAGTACCTTATGGTAGTCTAATCTAAACTATAAACCATGGGACGTATTAAGACCTTAAATAAATGGGCGAACAAGCACAGCTACTACCCCATCGATTTCATTCGTATTGCCTTGGGAATCTTTTTGTTTTACAAAGGCGTCTATTTTATGTCTAATTTACCTGTGTTAATCGATTTGTTCGAGCCTTTTGAAAGTCTGGCAGGTGACGTTCTTTTGGTGCATTATATCGCCCCTGCACATTTTGTGGGAGGTGTTTTAATTGCCGTCGGGCTCTTAACCCGTTGGGCGATAATAGCACAGTTACCCATTTTGGTGGGTGCCGTACTTATTAATTTTATTGGCGAGATGAACACTTTTAACCTGTTTTTATCGACCCTTGTTTTACTGCTTAGTATTTTCTTTTTATTCTTCGGCTCGGGAAAACATTCTATCGACAAGTATTTAAAGATGCAGAAATAGGCTATTTTGTTTTTATTGGTTTGATCGCTGTTTGTCGTTTATTTACATATCGAAATCCGTTCGAACCATAAAATCCGGCTTCTTCCAGCATAATTCGGATGTCTTTTTTCCATTGAGGAATTGTTACAGTTGTGTTTAACTCAATGGCATAAACCGTGTTTATATGTAGTGGATAATCTCCTGTAAAAGGTACGCCGTCTTGAGAATCCCACATACCCAAAGTCGTTCCGGCGCTATGCCCGTAAACACCCAAAGGATGTGTGTAGATGGAAGGAACCAAGCCTTCAGCTCTGGCTTCATTAAGCGATTTCAGGAAAATTTGGTTTCCTGTTTTTCCAGTTTCAAAGTTTGCCGTAAAAATATCCTGAACCCGGTTTCCCTTTGCAAAGGCTTCGGAAAGAAATTGAGGTACTTCCGTTTCGTCTTCCTTTAAAACATAAGCATGTTGCTGACAATCTGTATTCAATCCGATGTAGGTTATTCCGAAATCACAGTGCAACAAATCTCCACGTAGAATAACGTCTTCGGGTTTGGATTTGCTAAAGGACTCTATATGACTTTTTAGCGCCTCGTTATCCCGCTGAATATCGATAGTTGGATGAAACCAGGTTTCCAGCCCCATATTTGTTACTTTTTGTCGCATCCACCATACCACATCTTCGGTGGTTGTCACACCGGGAGTAATTACTTTTTCCGAAAAAGCCTCATCGATAATGGCATGTGTCACGGCAACCAGCGTATTGTACAGCTCCATTTCTTTGGCGGTACGGGTTTCGATCCATGCAATTGCAAGCTTTTCGGCCGAGACTACCTTATTTTCCAACGCTGCGGGTAAGGCTTCCATCAATTCGTCGTAGTCGGTTTTTACCAAGCCGTCGGCAATTGCAAAATGTTCAGAAACGTTAATTCCTATTGTATTGGGGTTGCGTTCTGTGATAATTTCCACCAAACGCTCCCATTGATCGGGTTGTTTTTCCTTGTCCCAAGCCGATGTAATATTCTCCCCCACATCATAGCGGGCCACTGCTAATTTTTCGATAGTATTATCGGTCTTGTTTCTATAAAAAACCAAGATGGTTCTGCGTCGTGCATTGAGCCATTCGGCCGGAAGCATGGTGCGCATCACGGGATCTTCGTTGTATTCGCGGGAAATAACCACCCACATTTCAATTTCGGAAGCATCCATCAATTGTGGTAATAAATTATCGAATCGATCGGCCAGAATTTCATCTTTCAAAACAGCACGATCTCTTTCAGAAAGGATTTGGGCAGATACAGATATGGTGAACAACAGACTTAAAAGCAGGATGGATTTCATAGGGAAGATTTATTTTCTTAAAAGTAAGTACTTTCAGCAAATAAAAAAAGGAGCGACCTAGATCGCTCCCTTCACACAACAAACCTCCACCAAACTTAACGAAAGCTTATTTATAACTTTTAACCAAGCGAATGAATTCGGCCCGATATCCTTCGTTATCCGGACCTTTCCCGGCTTCGGCCAAGGCAATTACATCTTTGGCACTTTGGGTATTGATAAAAACCGATTTCCGCAATTGCATTCCGAATAAGGCCACGGCAGCAGCATATTTAAAATCTTCGGAAGCCATTGTAAACGAAGTATTTGTATCGTTGACCGTTTTTACAATCAACTTACTTTTATCCCCGGCAGGTTCTTTGTAGCGGAATTTTACGGTAAGCATTTCATCTGAAAAATTACCGTTGGAGGTTTTGGTATATTTCAAATTGTCCACATCTTTTACGTACATACTTTTCACTCCAACAGGAATTACTTCATACAATGCAGTGACTGTATGTCCGCTACCCAATTCCCCTGCATCTTTGGTATCGTCCTTAAAGTCTTCATCATTCAATAGTCTATTTTCATAACCCACCAATCGATACGCCTGTACTTTGTTGGGATTGAATTCCACCTGAATTTTCACATCCTTGGCAATGGTGTAAATGGTTCCGAAGAATTCTGTTCCCAAAACTTTTCGGGCTTCCTGCATGGTATCTATATAGGCGTGGTTACCATTTCCTTTATCGGCAAGCGTTTCCATCTTTGCATCCTGATAATTTCCCATTCCAAAACCCAAACAGGTTAAGAAAACACCGCTTTTGCGTTTATCAACAATTAAATCTTCCATGGCGCGATCACTGGATGCCCCTACATTAAAATCCCCGTCGGTAGCCAGGATAACACGATTGTTTCCGCCTTTGATAAAGTTTTCTTCAGCAATTTTATAGGCTAGCTTAATCCCTTCTCCACCGGCTGTAGAACCACCTGACTCCAGGTTGTTAATGGCGTTTAAAATAGCTTGCTTCTCGGCTCCTGAGGTTGGCGGTAGAATAAGTCCGGCCGCACCCGCATAAACAACAATTGAAACCCTATCTACTTCCCGTAGTTGATCTACCAATACCTGTAAAGCCGATTTCAATAAAGGCAATTTATTTGGGTCACCCATAGATCCCGAAACATCGAGAAGGAATACCAAATTTGAAGCCGGCACTTTAGCAGTTGTAATGTCTTTGCCTTTAAGCCCTATACGCACCAATTTCGCCTTATCGTTCCATGGAGAAGAAGCGATTTCGGTAGTAATTGAAAAGGGCTCGTCACCTTTAGGCTGCGGATAGTTATACGCGAAGTAATTGATCATTTCCTCGACCTTTACGGCATCCTGTGGTACCTTTTGACCGTTGTTTATAAATCGGCGGACGTTACTATACCCGGCCTTGTCCACATCGATGGAAAATGTAGAAAGCGGAGCGGTTTCAACGCGCTTAAAAATATTCTCCACTATTCGCCCATACGATTCGTCATCGGTGTCGAGGTTTTTGTAGCCGCGAATTTTAATTTGAGAGGCCGATCCCACCAAACCATTGGGATTACTAATTTGCACTCCGGATGCA
This genomic stretch from Ulvibacter sp. MAR_2010_11 harbors:
- a CDS encoding SDR family oxidoreductase, whose translation is MTKPKKFPEQHQNPPGKESKMNPEPEIIRKNYKGSDKLKGKVALITGGDSGIGRSVAVHFAREGADIAIVYLSEDADAKKTKQLVEKEKRKCLLLSGDVSEENFCKQTVQKCVKELGRLDILVNNAAVQFPKNSIDEIDKSQLQKTFETNIYPFFYMVKAALKHLKKGSCIINTSSVTAYRGSEHLLDYSSTKGAIVSFTRSLSQMLAEKKIRVNGVAPGPIWTPLIPSTFNKISDFGQDTPLGRAGQPSEVAPAYVFLASEDSSYITGQFIHVNGGEMING
- a CDS encoding DoxX family protein, translating into MGRIKTLNKWANKHSYYPIDFIRIALGIFLFYKGVYFMSNLPVLIDLFEPFESLAGDVLLVHYIAPAHFVGGVLIAVGLLTRWAIIAQLPILVGAVLINFIGEMNTFNLFLSTLVLLLSIFFLFFGSGKHSIDKYLKMQK
- a CDS encoding VWA domain-containing protein — translated: MKTLLHIFILAFFALQGQAQLVTISGIVTDDTGLPLPGVNIIEKGTSKGTQTDFDGKYEIETYVGSKLVFSYVGFDTIERKVKEKTTTINIQMVPNSALEEVVVTAYAPKRQKSVLGYAVSSSKSVKIRGVASGVQISNPNGLVGSASQIKIRGYKNLDTDDESYGRIVENIFKRVETAPLSTFSIDVDKAGYSNVRRFINNGQKVPQDAVKVEEMINYFAYNYPQPKGDEPFSITTEIASSPWNDKAKLVRIGLKGKDITTAKVPASNLVFLLDVSGSMGDPNKLPLLKSALQVLVDQLREVDRVSIVVYAGAAGLILPPTSGAEKQAILNAINNLESGGSTAGGEGIKLAYKIAEENFIKGGNNRVILATDGDFNVGASSDRAMEDLIVDKRKSGVFLTCLGFGMGNYQDAKMETLADKGNGNHAYIDTMQEARKVLGTEFFGTIYTIAKDVKIQVEFNPNKVQAYRLVGYENRLLNDEDFKDDTKDAGELGSGHTVTALYEVIPVGVKSMYVKDVDNLKYTKTSNGNFSDEMLTVKFRYKEPAGDKSKLIVKTVNDTNTSFTMASEDFKYAAAVALFGMQLRKSVFINTQSAKDVIALAEAGKGPDNEGYRAEFIRLVKSYK
- a CDS encoding M24 family metallopeptidase → MKSILLLSLLFTISVSAQILSERDRAVLKDEILADRFDNLLPQLMDASEIEMWVVISREYNEDPVMRTMLPAEWLNARRRTILVFYRNKTDNTIEKLAVARYDVGENITSAWDKEKQPDQWERLVEIITERNPNTIGINVSEHFAIADGLVKTDYDELMEALPAALENKVVSAEKLAIAWIETRTAKEMELYNTLVAVTHAIIDEAFSEKVITPGVTTTEDVVWWMRQKVTNMGLETWFHPTIDIQRDNEALKSHIESFSKSKPEDVILRGDLLHCDFGITYIGLNTDCQQHAYVLKEDETEVPQFLSEAFAKGNRVQDIFTANFETGKTGNQIFLKSLNEARAEGLVPSIYTHPLGVYGHSAGTTLGMWDSQDGVPFTGDYPLHINTVYAIELNTTVTIPQWKKDIRIMLEEAGFYGSNGFRYVNKRQTAIKPIKTK